The following coding sequences are from one Nicotiana tabacum cultivar K326 chromosome 1, ASM71507v2, whole genome shotgun sequence window:
- the LOC107784854 gene encoding metal-nicotianamine transporter YSL1 isoform X3, whose protein sequence is MQIVPAEGMNNNTELEQVRDLAVVEHEEEEQLSESTMRIQPWTKQITLRGVIASTIIGCIYSVIQMKMNLTTGINPNLNVSAALLAYIFIQTWTKIVKMLGFVSVPFTRQENTMIQTCSVACYSIALGGGLGSYLLGMDKKTYELAGVGTMGNTSNSYKKLEIGWMIGYLLVVCFIGLFVLVPLRKVLIVDYKLTFPTGMATAVLINGFHGKSDKLARKQVKCFLKFFSYSFSWAFFQWFYTGKEDCGFQQFPTFGLKAWKQTFYFDFSLTYVGTGMICPHIVNISLLLGAVLSWGVMWPLIAKLKGEWFPADIPESSMKSLNGYKVFISIALLLGDGLYNFAKIMYFTLGSVHERFKHKNQTPAAGVRQNKNSGDVKYDEAFVRESIPMWFGGVGYLALGTIAVIMIPLIFHEIKWYWVIIAYLFAPSLAFCNAYGSGLTDINMAYNYGKVGLFMMAALAGKEHGVIAGLAGCGLIKSVVNISCILMQDFKTGHLTLTSPKTMFLSQAIGTALGCVIGPLSFFLFYNAFDIGNPNGEFKAPYALIYRNMAILSVQGVSALPQHCLQLCYGFFAFAVAINLVKDLSPEKIGKWMPLPMAMAVPFLIGGYFGIDMCIGSLVVFVWHKLNSKKAKVMVPAVASGLICGEGLWILPASILALARVTPPICMKFLAS, encoded by the exons ATGCAGATTGTACCAGCAGAAGGCATGAATAACAATACAGAACTAGAGCAAGTTCGCGATTTGGCTGTAGTGGAACATGAGGAGGAGGAACAATTGTCCGAGAGTACGATGAGAATTCAACCATGGACTAAACAGATCACGTTACGAGGAGTCATTGCTAGTACGATAATCGGATGCATTTACAGTGTGATACAAATGAAAATGAATCTCACAACTGGAATTAATCCTAATCTCAATGTCTCAGCTGCTCTTCTTGCTTATATTTTCATTCAGACATGGACCAAGATTGTTAAAATGCTTGGTTTTGTCTCTGTTCCTTTTACTAGACAGGAAAATACTATGATACAAACATGTTCTGTTGCATGTTACAGCATTGCTCTTGGAG GTGGATTAGGATCTTATTTATTGGGAATGGACAAGAAAACTTATGAGTTAGCTGGTGTTGGTACAATGGGAAATACATCAAACAGTTATAAAAAACTTGAGATTGGTTGGATGATTGGCTATCTTTTAGTAGTTTGTTTTATTGGCCTTTTCGTATTGGTTCCTCTTCGAAAG GTGTTGATAGTGGATTATAAGTTGACATTTCCAACTGGAATGGCTACTGCAGTTCTTATTAATGGTTTTCATGGGAAGAGTGATAAACTAGCTAG AAAACAAGTGAAGTGTTTCCTCAAGTTTTTTAGCTATAGTTTTTCATGGGCTTTCTTTCAGTGGTTTTATACTGGCAAAGAGGATTGTGGATTCCAACAGTTTCCTACTTTTGGATTGAAAGCCTGGAAACAAAC ATTTTACTTTGATTTTAGCTTAACTTATGTGGGAACTGGAATGATATGTCCTCATATAGTGAACATATCATTGCTTCTTGGAGCTGTTCTTTCATGGGGTGTAATGTGGCCTCTTATAGCAAAACTTAAAGGAGAATGGTTCCCTGCTGATATACCTGAATCCAGTATGAAAAGCCTTAATGGTTACAAG GTCTTCATCTCCATTGCCCTCCTACTTGGTGACGGCCTTTACAATTTTGCCAAGATAATGTACTTCACACTAGGCAGTGTTCATGAAAGATTCAAACACAAAAACCAAACTCCAG CAGCTGGGGTGAGACAGAACAAGAACTCAGGGGATGTAAAATATGATGAAGCCTTTGTTAGAGAAAGCATTCCAATGTGGTTTGGAGGCGTAGGGTATTTAGCCTTGGGAACTATTGCTGTGATTATGATACCATTAATTTTCCATGAGATCAAATGGTATTGGGTTATCATAGCCTATCTTTTTGCTCCATCTTTAGCTTTCTGCAACGCGTATGGTTCTGGTTTGACTGATATAAACATGGCCTATAACTATGGCAAAGTTGGACTTTTTATGATGGCTGCATTGGCTGGTAAAGAACATGGTGTTATTGCTGGTTTAGCTGGTTGTGGTTTGATCAAGTCTGTGGTTAACATTTCTTGCATtctgatgcaagattttaagacAGGGCACTTAACTTTGACATCTCCAAAAACTATGTTTCTAAGCCAAGCTATTGGCACAGCTTTAGGATGTGTGATTGGGCCACTAAGTTTCTTCTTGTTCTACAATGCCTTTGATATTGGCAACCCTAATGGTGAATTCAAGGCTCCTTATGCACTGATTTATCGAAATATGGCGATTCTTAGCGTTCAAGGTGTCTCGGCTTTGCCTCAACACTGTTTGCAGCTGTGTTATGGCTTCTTTGCATTTGCTGTTGCAATAAACTTGGTGAAAGATCTTTCTCCAGAGAAGATAGGGAAGTGGATGCCATTGCCTATGGCGATGGCGGTGCCTTTTCTAATTGGTGGATATTTTGGTATTGATATGTGCATAGGTAGTCTGGTTGTATTTGTATGGCATAAACTTAACTCAAAGAAGGCTAAGGTGATGGTTCCAGCGGTTGCTTCTGGTTTGATCTGTGGAGAAGGTTTATGGATTCTTCCTGCATCTATTCTTGCTTTGGCCAGAGTAACTCCTCCCATCTGCATGAAATTCTTGGCTTCTTAA